In Dunckerocampus dactyliophorus isolate RoL2022-P2 chromosome 14, RoL_Ddac_1.1, whole genome shotgun sequence, one DNA window encodes the following:
- the LOC129194115 gene encoding uncharacterized protein LOC129194115 isoform X2, which translates to MTSVEKRRSSRSRRKNGRHRKYSDGGFSDTSSGGSFLDETDREVSSLTDRAFRSLCIGDEAVYNDSDLGPSSPCIQRDRQLAFVQSGLEREDGGREELKRAAHDSFSMMVQQYGQDWIHEGMYGVQMNRNPQWDVYEDSTQGRLSATFQNSFMEMSQQERFFRGDHLGCFSNGVSDLSLQHRRSRSRVSSLIRAFNSEDGAVMDGQLREWNDEASWTRPALINMPTTYQQNFTNGHFPLTGQFSSHDVNLYPSEAAAVSHMNTASSFMASSHSQHSMMTQVDCNTNFFIHSEFSPFRVWRDRNRFPFQQGEVSGFMRCSEFPKWGQKPKHKELSMEPQMNGSSMFQERSRRNHRTMITPIVPNNPSTSNRLHKASALEKRCESDLAVHYPQRMRTHSLGNNRPPPKRPSTASPATEMSCHVNDTISSVKDIQQQIKIMTGTETAVDKQGALCNDNFTPFGYNAVTMEQNVPTCNNLLSPELPVSQAEPSETSQYAGSPQLVEHAPVRAESRGATPDVRMSSYKSKASLLFNLKDNRKRVKSTYSPSKFKSFETVEKSKDMPLQQSKDTVIDIPEDRQPDGHECSWTDVTSHQCVKPYYSPRLLPGGTNSQPTTGHISDYNPAQSQDEKVQNYPSNQLTNGQNLTEVQPSFTSCRQDADVLKQPDQDYSTNKDLNEAHVRQSAEVAGYQLTESKQDHNVSKERWITSDTAITEQFTLKAAAVPWKQDQHAQANIQAIAIKEGICSPKHKGESQQSINKDIKRQQLHAPQVNADKVCAAMLKDNQQPTKSNTQNSSSSVHEVASSHPKVNQVKDDQFTAIKTEQNMTTQIKSEQSPVQMPKVECWTRMETPKDKSAEPARSAKTEVTMTAKVNPEHHEANEQGRWKETDGTTEENTKALTTQFRNEKEETNDVKEQAEHREREVKEKQTDIEELKGIHVKNEQLIIESTQRSQKDGFKLAQDEAKPVRSEQEGEKKMEEQVREEKIKTEAKQINTYKAKLKHGGTKTDEQNVEDVKEKKAKAEEFQPKAEIHEAREANSVARKVEQVKMEQISMDLAKVALAKQQNIKERLTKPTNLTTTQHVKSEPNKVERVKTELAKARAELAKIKEKMKGEHKEKVRSTITTKEETTKEQVTIKQSKEQPQTQTHQQKESPSKADHWDDYYESLREKYGFTNSVSLGRNKVASNDANVTSDLSLDNVNVDNSKSKHDNPAIIDGTKKQVKEEVKPSESLYVYSETSKEFKLLPTCAEKTVTDDTGSEKGMDVKVEKLKTSDVKCHAQQTHSERKHKSEGGAVSSKGLHVTAIKASPHKEKTQTKQEILTSKIKAHAEKEISAIMEVFKQIPASQNLHGKQRPPLHEVSRGNGSTMPSNITSKHQMGRTLGDQLVKACPIFDRTSGKTLNPLQKDVPIDPMKSSDSVPEAPAVTNKVAGFVSTDGGLIEEQKQAGQPETQNKEQESKKSKDQLLGKPAEKSEKAEDVICKPALNSDELMEESSQSTSKQKEVHKDFVLGQSETCVAKSSPQIMGIVVTERKNDKRSNADADKSCVEMSMKNEFLLDMCKENEKETHSTETQIKISMNMHDGNVTEKMTSPLQQWSNISAGSQSKIEVKEGLTGKDATPTLTFSSINKVTTETELLHSKQDITAAETAGCTLKTSKEDSAKNHLTYQEEIHTGVINVQLKQTAAKVINSEINYVQDSDKVLVQSQSLKPPLEEDVAPFINPFKCSEVGDKSAPLERKEKSNDMANSSNENLNRQASPKPNETHTGEINQMEDVHIDNIAISVVPGGSEIGSVVKHPNTTCSNVATTDEHQQEALSKPDESMSKSIKDDQDKYPASKGCDEHLKDKLEDKLTVQDVLSSVRKLADSLKNKNMKSHSINRTAYNGEADRAHMTNDTTVNIPPNEGDYFQVQGIPEVNTSYRSNSTNVGDTLSVSKVMEHPDQLTSQSKSEPSTFSIQTRGVADKNPSKQSDCPSELQNSGKTKDGNETKQHSEVQYSLSAKERHSTRNSQPTREEPQVKSKPQNRVSTIPEISALADYARLKVIVSEDRENTNQEFPPHKKEGFFPLIKSRHSRRPVFTSDPQEHFAKEKTLPKKTDSAKVNKEPKTVVFPITEREHQRTGMFKLGDRERLEKNSLDLKDHKGILQKQVQVLSKMTQQTQVQKETDGKEVPKSGRQQNLHFTQATPSSSINKPRETPKSLKLLDSTNPKEKNTLETADIEDRRSNISQVEKVVDKITIDGTSSKKSQKERLEAYYEEAEAKVEQESRRREYKTAEDTGVMIEERMAFISDERRCPQRDVEGWEKLNETAQRMEEERKAKEMEGSIANPTDNEGTIEKKRENRAETQEDKGGSVVVGERNRLSQEERTAQEEEQIRAVFKEEQRLAKRIQERRRAEESRIKQIQEREMEAQQRGERQVTGEQVRCEDKQGASAQPKEEQLPRAESAPQEVSRDDETRAKRKEEHSTALMEKVSKPEEQKRAALMMDALQYYTIASTDKKLKERRVRSPVPIKQKNHPPGASEDTGSHRGSHRPPAAASPAPSLPRSNTSSPSLGAKPLMFRVKDNTTKGSSFTKSVKPRFHKNFGEDSRVDSPMEWRAERREDEKEIMRRNTGTPIHLDTVTELNRLAPINESSIALPASSSKEYSAPLPHHKPFSRRSIALDEDDSHSVISNMSEDVGSFSTSAADLADLRGLYDYERPVSACSFSSDVSRSGKPPTVPPKSDKALRRAKRLTTRRIRKELTQDAPAIPEEKPQQRTSSRPSSASAELQ; encoded by the exons ATGACTTCAGTGGAGAAGCGTCGCTCAAGTCGCTCGAGACGAAAAAATGGCAGACATCGAAAGTACAGCGATGGAGGCTTTAGTGACACCTCGAGTGGCGGATCCTTCCTGGACGAGACTGACCGTGAAGTCAGCAGTCTCACAGACAGAGCCTTCAGGAGTCTCTGCATCGGCGATGAAGCCGTTTATAATGACTCGGACCTGGGTCCTTCATCACCTTGCATCCAGAGGGACAGACAGCTGGCCTTTGTTCAGAGTGGACTCGAAAGAGAGGACGGCGGCAGAGAGGAGCTTAAAAGAGCTGCACATGACAGCTTCAGCATGATGGTGCAGCAGTACGGACAGGACTGGATCCATGAAGGAATGTATGGAGTACAGATGAATAGAAATCCACAGTGGGATGTTTATGAAGACAGCACACAGGGGAGGCTTtctgccacattccaaaattcCTTTATGGAAATGTCCCAGCAAGAGAGATTTTTTAGAGGAGACCACCTGGGCTGTTTCAGCAATGGAGTGTCAGATTTGAGTTTGCAGCATCGAAGAAGTCGTTCCAGAGTTTCTTCTCTTATCAGAGCATTTAACTCTGAGGATGGAGCGGTTATGGATGGTCAACTCAGAGAGTGGAACGATGAGGCAAGCTGGACTAGACCAGCTCTGATAAACATGCCTACAACGTATCAGCAAAACTTTACCAATGGTCACTTCCCCCTGACTGGCCAGTTCTCATCCCATGATGTCAACCTTTACCCCTCTGAAGCAGCTGCAGTGTCTCACATGAACACTGCCTCCTCTTTCATGGCATCGTCCCACAGTCAACACAGCATGATGACACAAGTGGACTGCAACACTAACTTCTTCATACACAGTGAGTTCAGTCCCTTTAGAGTATGGAGAGACCGTAACAGGTTCCCCTTCCAACAAGGGGAAGTCTCAGGGTTTATGCGTTGTTCAgagttcccaaagtggggccAAAAACCCAAGCACAAAGAGCTATCCATGGAACCCCAAATGAATGGCTCCTCTATGTTTCAAGAGAGAAGTAGAAGGAACCACAGGACTATGATAACACCTATTGTCCCAAACAATCCCTCAACATCCAACAGGTTACACAAAGCTTCCGCCTTAGAGAAGCGCTGTGAATCGGACTTGGCTGTACATTATCCACAAAGGATGAGGACACACAGCCTGGGAAACAACAGACCTCCACCTAAGCGGCCATCAACTGCATCACCCGCTACTGAGATGTCTTGCCATGTTAATGACACCATCAGCTCTGTTAAAGACATCCAGCAACAGATCAAAATAATGACTGGAACTGAAACGGCAGTTGATAAACAAGGAGCACTTTGCAATGACAACTTCACGCCATTTGGTTACAATGCTGTAACAATGGAGCAAAATGTTCCAACCTGCAACAATCTGCTCTCACCAGAGCTTCCTGTGTCCCAAGCAGAGCCATCTGAAACTAGTCAGTATGCAGGTTCTCCCCAACTTGTGGAACATGCTCCAGTGCGTGCGGAAAGCAGGGGGGCCACTCCTGATGTCAGAATGTCAAGCTATAAATCCAAAGCCAGCCTCCTCTTCAATCTCAAAGACAACAGGAAAAGAGTCAAAAGTACCTACAGTCCGAGCAAATTCAAAAGCTTTGAGACAGTagaaaaaagcaaagacatGCCTCTCCAGCAATCCAAGGACACTGTGATTGATATACCGGAGGATCGACAACCAGATGGCCATGAATGCAGTTGGACGGATGTGACTTCACATCAGTGTGTCAAACCGTATTACAGCCCTAGACTCTTACCTGGAGGAACAAATTCTCAGCCCACTACAGGCCACATTTCAGACTATAACCCTGCTCAAAGTCAAGATGAGAAGGTTCAAAATTACCCCAGTAATCAACTGACTAATGGGCAGAACCTCACTGAAGTCCAGCCATCATTTACTTCCTGCAGGCAAGATGCAGACGTGCTGAAGCAACCTGATCAAGACTATTCAACAAACAAGGATTTGAATGAAGCACATGTGAGGCAATCTGCAGAGGTGGCTGGCTATCAACTAACAGAAAGCAAACAGGATCATAATGTTTCAAAGGAAAGGTGGATAACTTCAGACACAGCAATCACAGAACAATTCACTTTGAAAGCAGCTGCAGTGCCTTGGAAACAAGACCAACATGCTCAGGCTAACATACAAGCAATCGCCATAAAAGAGGGGATCTGTTCACCCAAACACAAAGGTGAAAGTCAACAGAGCATAAATAAAGACATCAAAAGGCAGCAGCTACACGCTCCACAGGTAAATGCAGATAAGGTATGTGCAGCAATGTTAAAGGACAACCAGCAACCAACTAAATCTAACACGCAAAACAGCTCATCATCAGTCCATGAAGTGGCTTCTTCTCATCCAAAGGTCAACCAAGTGAAAGATGATCAATTTACTGCGATCAAGACTGAGCAAAATATGACTACACAAATTAAATCAGAGCAGTCGCCAGTACAGATGCCTAAAGTTGAATGCTGGACTCGTATGGAGACTCCCAAAGATAAGTCTGCAGAACCAGCACGATCAGCCAAGACCGAAGTAACAATGACGGCGAAGGTGAACCCAGAACACCATGAAGCAAACGAGCAGGGAAGATGGAAAGAAACAGATGGAACCACTGAGGAAAACACAAAAGCCTTAACAACCCAATTCagaaatgaaaaagaagaaacaaatgATGTTAAAGAACAAGCtgaacacagagagagagaagtcaaagaaaaacaaactgacATAGAGGAGCTGAAAGGCATACATGTAAAAAATGAACAGCTGATAATAGAGTCAACACAACGCTCCCAAAAAGATGGCTTTAAACTGGCTCAAGATGAGGCTAAACCAGTCAGAAGTGAGCAAGAAGGCGAAAAGAAAATGGAAGAGCAAGTAAGAGAGGAAAAGATTAAAACAGAAGCAAAGCAAATAAACACATACAAAGCAAAACTAAAGCACGGTGGCACAAAGACAGATGAACAGAATGTTGAAGATGTAAAAGAGAAGAAAGCTAAGGCAGAAGAATTTCAACCTAAAGCAGAAATACATGAAGCTAGAGAGGCTAATTCTGTTGCCAGAAAAGTGGAACAGGTCAAGATGGAGCAAATCAGCATGGATCTAGCTAAAGTAGCGCtagcaaaacagcaaaacataaAGGAAAGGTTAACAAAACCTACAAAtctaacaacaacacaacacgtcaaaAGTGAGCCTAATAAAGTCGAGCGTGTTAAGACGGAGTTAGCCAAAGCTAGAGCAGAGTTAGCAAAGATAAAGGAGAAAATGAAGGGAGAGCACAAGGAAAAAGTCAGAAGTACAATAACCACAAAGGAAGAAACAACAAAGGAACAGGTGACTAtcaagcaaagcaaagaacagcctcagacacaaacacatcaaCAAAAAGAGAGTCCTTCAAAAGCAGATCATTGGGATGATTATTATGAGAGTCTTAGAGAAAAATACGGCTTTACGAACTCGGTGTCACTTGGCAGAAACAAAGTGGCTTCAAACGATGCCAATGTAACATCAGACCTATCACTTGATAATGTTAACGTTGATAACAGTAAATCTAAGCATGATAATCCCGCTATTATTGATGGAACCAAAAAGCAAGTCAAAGAGGAAGTAAAACCCAGTGAGAGTCTTTATGTTTACAGTGAGACATCCAAAGAATTCAAATTATTACCTACTTGTGCAGAAAAAACAGTAACTGATGATACTGGTTCAGAAAAAGGAATGGATGTCAAAGTTGAAAAGTTGAAAACATCTGATGTCAAGTGTCATGCACAGCAGACACATTCTGAAAGAAAACATAAGTCTGAGGGTGGTGCTGTATCAAGTAAAGGCCTACATGTTACCGCTATCAAAGCATCGCCCCATAAAGAGAAAACTCAGactaaacaggagattctgacTTCCAAAATAAAAGCGCATGCTGAGAAAGAGATTTCAGCCATCATGGaagtttttaaacaaataccAGCTAGTCAGAATCTTCATGGAAAGCAGAGGCCCCCACTGCATGAGGTGTCTAGAGGCAATGGAAGCACAATGCCAAGTAATATTACTTCAAAACATCAGATGGGAAGAACATTAGGGGACCAACTTGTCAAGGCATGTCCTATCTTTGACAGAACAAGCGGTAAAACTCTCAATCCCTTGCAGAAAGACGTTCCTATAGACCCTATGAAAAGCAGTGACTCTGTACCTGAAGCGCCTGCAGTGACGAATAAGGTTGCCGGTTTCGTGAGCACAGATGGAGGCTTGATCGAGGAGCAGAAACAAGCAGGTCAACCTGAAACACAAAATAAGGAGCAGGAATCAAAGAAAAGTAAAGATCAACTTCTAGGAAAACCTGCAGAAAAGTCAGAAAAGGCGGAAGATGTCATTTGCAAACCTGCATTAAACTCTGATGAACTTATGGAGGAGTCGTCACAATCTACAAGCAAACAGAAAGAGGTCCACAAGGATTTTGTCTTAGGTCAGAGTGAGACCTGTGTGGCCAAGAGCAGTCCGCAGATCATGGGAATAGTTGTTACGGAAAGAAAGAATGACAAACGAAGTAATGCTGACGCAGACAAATCTTGTGTAGAAATGAGCATGAAGAATGAATTTTTGTTGGATATgtgcaaagaaaatgaaaaggaaACACATTCTACAGAGACTCAAATTAAAATCAGTATGAATATGCATGATGGCAATGTTACTGAGAAAATgacctctcccctgcagcagtGGTCTAATATCAGTGCAGGATCCCAAAGCAAAATAGAAGTAAAAgaaggcctgactggaaaagatGCGACCCCCACACTCACTTTCAGTTCTATAAATAAAGTGACAACCGAAACTGAACTCCTTCACTCTAAACAGGACATAACGGCTGCAGAAACGGCAGGATGCACACTTAAAACATCTAAAGAAGACTCGGCAAAGAACCACCTCACATATCAAGAGGAAATTCATACAGGAGTAATAAATGTGCAGTTAAagcaaacagcagcaaaagtaATAAACTCAGAAATCAACTATGTCCAGGATTCCGACAAGGTTCTTGTACAATCTCAATCCCTCAAGCCACCCCTGGAAGAGGATGTTGCACCTTTCATAAACCCATTTAAATGCAGTGAAGTAGGGGATAAGAGTGCACCCctagaaagaaaagaaaagagcaaTGACATGGCCAACTCTTCAAATGAGAATTTAAACAGACAAGCATCTCCAAAACCCAATGagacacacactggagaaattAATCAAATGGAAGATGTCCATATAGACAACATTGCCATCAGTGTAGTCCCAGGAGGATCAGAGATTGGCAGTGTGGTGAAACATCCCAACACAACATGCTCTAATGTGGCTACAACTGATGAACATCAACAAGAAGCATTATCTAAACCTGATGAAAGCATGAGCAAATCAATCAAAGATGATCAAGATAAATATCCTGCTTCAAAAGGCTGTGACGAGCATTTGAAAGATAAGTTGGAAGACAAGCTAACTGTACAAGATGTCTTATCCAGTGTGAGAAAATTGGCAGACTCATTGAAGAACAAGAACATGAAGAGCCACAGCATAAACAGAACAGCATATAATGGGGAAGCAGACAGAGCACACATGACAAATGACACAACAGTAAATATACCACCCAATGAAGGAGACTACTTCCAAGTTCAAGGCATACCAGAAGTAAATACATCTTATAGAAGTAATAGTACAAATGTTGGCGATACGTTGTCAGTTTCAAAGGTAATGGAACATCCTGACCAACTAACAAGTCAGAGTAAATCAGAACCTTCAACATTCAGTATTCAGACAAGAGGAGTAGCAGATAAGAACCCTTCAAAACAGAGTGATTGTCCCTCAGAGTTGCAAAACAGTGGAAAGACAAAAgatgggaatgagacaaaacagCACTCAGAAGTTCAATATAGTTTATCAGCAAAGGAAAGGCATAGCACAAGAAACTCACAGCCAACAAGGGAGGAACCTCAAGTTAAATCAAAACCCCAAAACCGAGTGTCTACAATTCCTGAGATATCAGCCCTGGCGGACTACGCCAGATTGAAAGTCATTGTTTCTGAAGATAGAGAAAACACAAATCAGGAATTCCCTCCACACAAAAAAGAAGGATTCTTCCCGCTGATAAAGTCTCGTCACAGCAGGCGCCCCGTGTTCACGTCTGACCCCCAAGAGCACTTTGCCAAGGAGAAAACTTTGCCAAAAAAGACAGACAGTGCCAAAGTCAACAAAGAACCCAAAACTGTTGTCTTTCCCATCACTGAGAGAGAACATCAACGAACTGGGATGTTCAAACTGGGAGACAGAGAAAGActggaaaaaaatagtttaGATCTCAAAGATCACAAGGGAATTTTGCAAAAACAGGTACAAGTTCTGAGTAAAATGACCCAACAAACTCAGGTTCAAAAGGAGACAGATGGAAAAGAAGTGCCTAAGTCTGGGAGACAACAAAATCTTCATTTTACACAAGCTACACCATCATCGTCAATCAATAAACCAAGAGAAACCCCTAAGTCACTAAAACTACTTGATAGTACAaatccaaaagaaaaaaacactctgGAGACAGCTGACATCGAAGATAGAAGATCAAATATAAGCCAAGTTGAAAAGGTTGTAGACAAAATCACTATAGACGGAACAAGctcaaaaaaatcacaaaaagaaAGGTTGGAAGCTTATTACGAAGAAGCAGAAGCCAAAGTAGAACAAGAATCAAGGAGAAGGGAATACAAAACTGCAGAGGACACAGGAGTGATGATAGAGGAGAGGATGGCTTTTATATCAGATGAGAGAAGATGTCCACAAAGAGATGTAGAAGGGTGGGAGAAACTAAATGAAACTGCACAAAGAATGGAGgaagaaagaaaagcaaaagaaatGGAAGGCAGTATAGCAAATCCAACAGACAATGAAGGAACTATTGAAAAGAaaagggaaaatagagcagaaACTCAAGAGGATAAAGGGGGAAGTGTCGTGGTTGGGGAGAGAAACAGACTGAGCCAAGAGGAAAGAACCGCTCAAGAGGAAGAGCAAATAAGAGCTGTGTTCAAGGAGGAGCAACGTCTAGCCAAGAGGATTCAGGAGAGAAGACGTGCAGAGGAGAGCAGAATTAAACAGATTCAAGAGCGAGAGATGGAGGCGCAACAAAGGGGAGAAAGGCAGGTAACAGGTGAACAGGTGAGATGCGAAGACAAACAGGGAGCGAGTGCACAACCAAAAGAGGAGCAGCTACCCAGAGCTGAGAGTGCTCCTCAAGAGGTGAGCAGAGATGATGAGACCAGAGCTAAGAGGAAAGAAGAACATTCAACAGCTCTCATGGAGAAAGTGTCAAAGCCTGAGGAGCAGAAACGAGCCGCCCTGATGATGGATGCTCTTCAGTACTACACCATCGCCTCAACAGACAAGAAACTCAAAGAAAGACGAGTACGCTCTCCGGTAcccattaaacaaaaaaaccatccacctggggcaagTGAAGACACTGGATCCCATAGAGGATCACATAGGCCTCCAGCTGCAGCATCTCCTGCTCCATCACTCCCCCGCTCCAATACATCCTCCCCTTCTCTGGGAGCCAAACCCTTAATGTTCAGAGTGAAGGATAACACTACCAAAGGTTCTTCTTTCACCAAATCAGTCAAACCACGTTTCCATAAGAATTTTGGAGAAGATTCCAGAGTGGATTCACCCATGGAATGGAGAGCAGAGAGAAGGGAGGACGAGAAAGAGATAATGAGACGTAACACAGGAACTCCCATCCATCTTGACACAGTCACAGAATTAAACAGACTTGCTCCTATTAACGAATCCTCAATTGCTCTGCCTGCATCTTCATCAAAGGAATATTCAGCTCCTCTTCCCCACCACAAACCCTTCTCCAGGAGAAGCATCGCTCTGGATGAAGACGACTCTCATTCGGTCATCAGTAACATGTCGGAGGATGTAGGGAGTTTTTCCACCAGTGCAGCTGACCTAGCAGATTTACGAGGGTTGTATGATTATGAGAGGCCAGTATCAGCCTGCAGTTTCAGCAGTGATGTGTCTCGTTCGGGAAAACCTCCAACGGTTCCCCCAAAAAGTGACAAAGCCTTGCGCAGGGCAAAAAGGCTGACTACACGTAGAATACGGAAAGAGTTGACCCAAGATGCACCTGCAATCCCTGAGGAGAAACCACAACAGAGAACCTCCAGCAGGCCGTCTTCTGCCTCCGCTGAG CTGCAGTGA